Below is a window of Calditrichota bacterium DNA.
TTTACAAAAATAATTTATTTTATGAAAACAGAAATGGCAAATTTTTCAAAGAAAAAGCAGAACAGGCCGGAATCGATATTGGAATTACGCGCTCGGTCATGGGAATCTGGAGTGACGTGAATAACGATGGCAAATTGGATTTGTTCGTGACTAACGAAGACACAACAAACATGCTTTTTTTGAATCGCGGTGGCGGTAAGTTTGTCGATGTTACAGAAAAATCTGGCATAGAAACGGAGCAGAGAGGGAATGGCGCCTGTTTCGGGGATTTGGATCTTGACGGCGACCCGGATTTGGTCGTTACTTTTCAGAATCTTCGTGACAGAATTTATCGCAATGACACGCCAGCGGGTTCGATTTCAAATATTCGCTTCACTGATGTAACAGAAAAATGGTGGCCGGCGCAAAAGGATACAAATATCAAGAGCGTGAGTTGTGTTCTGGCTGATTATGACAATGACGGCGATCTCGATTTGTTTATCGCGCATAAGGTTTTTTCCAATAGACTTTATGAAAATGATGGCTCTGGGCATTTGCGGGATGTGACTTTTGAGGCGGGTTTAGTGGATTCGAGCATTACAAATAGCGCCGGATTTTTTGACGCCGACAATGACGGCGATCTCGATTTGTACGTCGCCAATCGCGGAAAAGATGTTTTTTACGAAAATTTGGGCAACAAACGTTTCAAAGTTAATGAGGATTATTTCGGAAAGTCAGATCCCCTTAATACCACGGACTTTGCCTGTGGCGATCCGGATAATGACGGCGATATCGATTGTGTGCTGCCAAGAGGAGTTGTCAGTAAGAGCGTATTTTTTAGAAACGAATTAAACAACGGAAATTTTATCAAGATCAAACTCATCGGCGTCAAAAGCAACAGGAGCGCCATCGGGGGGAAAGCTTTTCTTTACGAAGCAGGTCATCTTGATGAAATTGCGTTTTGTAAAGGGCTGAGAGAAATCAGCAGCAGCAGCGGATTTGGCAGTATGAATTCTCATTCTATTCACTTTGGCGTTGAGGCGGGCAAAAACTATGATTTGCGCGTTATTTTCCCTTCGGGGATCAACATTGTGAGGAAAAATATTTCTACCGGCAGCATCCTGCAAATTTACGAGCAGGAGGGATTCGTTGCCGTCCTCGAACGTGCAAAACAATTTATTCTTTTTTCGATTAAGAATAGAGAACGGCAGCTTGAATTTGGTAGATTGTTATTACTGCTTTTGCTTATTTTTGTTCTCAAACAAATTCTCATTTGGAAAAGAAAGCTATCGGCAAAAAATTCAAAGTATCTGTTTGTCAGCGGACTTGTGCCGTATGTGCTCCTTGACATTTGCAACGCTAATCTCGCTAATCCTTATCCTCACCTATTTCTGTTTCTGATTTCGATTCTCGTGATGGCTATTACAGTTCTTATTTTGGCGAGAAAAAAAACTTTGCTGTCACGCGATTTAATAATCGAAGAATTAAATCTTACTTGCCGCAATTTTGATCACGGTAATTGGGCAGCGAGTCATCTCAATCAAATTCAGCTTTTTAGTTCTAATTTAAGAAAAAACGAAAAAATTTCTCAAGAAATTCGCGACGAAATCCAGGAGTCGATTGCCGATTTTTATGGAAATGTATATAAGGAAATCTCAAAAATAGGACAATTAGCAAAACGAGCAAAAGTAGAAACCGACAAAGCGTACCAGTTGGAGAATTTGCTCATTTCCTTATCAGAAGTTTTCAACAAGATCAAAGTTGAACTCATGTTAAAACAAAAAATAGAACGGGATTTTTGGGAAAAAAGTTTTCTATTAATTGACAATATTAAGAAAAGCATCCAAGCCATCAGTGCAGAAACGCGCAAGATTTTTCAATGCGATTTGATTCATGTCTTGCAAAAAACGATTGCCCGATTTGAGCGACAAAATGATTGCATTGTCCGGCATAATTTTGCCACTAACGAGAAAAAAATTGCCCTGATGAGAGAACCTGATTTAATGGCCATATTTGAAAATTTGCTGACAAACGCCTGTAACGCCATGCGCGGGCAGAAGGAAAAAGCAATTACCATTGAGTGCTGCCGGGAAAACAAAAGCGCTATTGTCAGGGTGAAAGATACCGGCGTGGGGATTCCCAGAAAGTATTGGGAATCCATTTTTCGGCAGAACTATTCGACAAAGCCGCACGAGAATGGCGGCTTCGGACTTTATTTTGCCCGAACAAAATTGGAAAAATTTGGCGGATCAATAAAAGTCGAACGTAGCGCCCCGGAAAAAGGCACGACAATTTTAGTGACAGTACCTACAACATAAGTCTGTTTACTAAAGGCAACACTCACGGAGAATGGAGATGAAAAAGCTCAACGCACTTTTAGTGGATGATGATATCAGATTTTGCCGAACATTCGAAGCATTATCCAGTAATTTATTCAATCTATCCGTTGTGCATCACGGAAAGGATGCGTGGAAACAGCTCGCACACGCTTTACCCGATGTCGTTTTTCTCGATTACAAACTCGGCAAAGGAACGAACGGGTTAGAGGTTTTGAAAAAAATAAAAAAGAAATTTCCTCACCTGCCAGTGATAATGATCACCGATTTTGCTGATGTTGAAATTGCCGTTGAAGCGATGAAACTTGGCGCATTTCACTACACTTCAAAATCTCCCAACATCGAAGCCCTGGCTCTCATTATTCAACGCCAACTTGAACAGCTTCAGAAACAATTTGCCCTGGAAAGCCAGCTTCGGGAACAGGAAGCAGAAATTGTGCACAAAAGTTTGGCGATGCAGGAAATTCAGCAAAAAGCCAGTCAAATTGCCAAAACAACCACGACGGTGATAATCACGGGGGAATGCGGCGTGGGCAAAGAGGTTCTCGCTCGCCAGATTCACCGCTGGGGCGACAGAAAAGACAAACCGTTCGTGGCGATTAATTGTAGCACTTTAGCCTCGCAGCTTTTTGAAAGCGAATTTTTCGGTCACGAAAAAGGGGCGTTTACCGACGCCCATGCCCTGAAGAAAGGAAAACTTGAACTGGCAAATTCGGGCACCGTTTTTCTGGACGAAATCGGCGATCTGCCGCTGGAATCGCAGGCCAAAATTTTGCGCGCTATCGAGGAAAAACGATTCGAGCGTCTCGGTGGCGTCGAATCGATCGAAGTTGACGTGAGGATAATAGCGGCGACAAACAAAGATTTAAGAAAAATGGTCGAACAAAATCTTTTTCGCGAAGATTTGTTTTATCGCTTGAGTGTCGTGGACATCACAATTCCGCCTTTGCGTCAGCGGATAGAAGATATTGAGCCGTTGACAAAATTTTTTCTGCAAAAATTTTCCCGCGAAATGGGTTTGCCCATTGCGGAAATCAGTCCTGAAGCATTAAAAAAATTGCAATCC
It encodes the following:
- a CDS encoding GHKL domain-containing protein, whose amino-acid sequence is YKNNLFYENRNGKFFKEKAEQAGIDIGITRSVMGIWSDVNNDGKLDLFVTNEDTTNMLFLNRGGGKFVDVTEKSGIETEQRGNGACFGDLDLDGDPDLVVTFQNLRDRIYRNDTPAGSISNIRFTDVTEKWWPAQKDTNIKSVSCVLADYDNDGDLDLFIAHKVFSNRLYENDGSGHLRDVTFEAGLVDSSITNSAGFFDADNDGDLDLYVANRGKDVFYENLGNKRFKVNEDYFGKSDPLNTTDFACGDPDNDGDIDCVLPRGVVSKSVFFRNELNNGNFIKIKLIGVKSNRSAIGGKAFLYEAGHLDEIAFCKGLREISSSSGFGSMNSHSIHFGVEAGKNYDLRVIFPSGINIVRKNISTGSILQIYEQEGFVAVLERAKQFILFSIKNRERQLEFGRLLLLLLLIFVLKQILIWKRKLSAKNSKYLFVSGLVPYVLLDICNANLANPYPHLFLFLISILVMAITVLILARKKTLLSRDLIIEELNLTCRNFDHGNWAASHLNQIQLFSSNLRKNEKISQEIRDEIQESIADFYGNVYKEISKIGQLAKRAKVETDKAYQLENLLISLSEVFNKIKVELMLKQKIERDFWEKSFLLIDNIKKSIQAISAETRKIFQCDLIHVLQKTIARFERQNDCIVRHNFATNEKKIALMREPDLMAIFENLLTNACNAMRGQKEKAITIECCRENKSAIVRVKDTGVGIPRKYWESIFRQNYSTKPHENGGFGLYFARTKLEKFGGSIKVERSAPEKGTTILVTVPTT
- a CDS encoding sigma-54-dependent Fis family transcriptional regulator, which codes for MKKLNALLVDDDIRFCRTFEALSSNLFNLSVVHHGKDAWKQLAHALPDVVFLDYKLGKGTNGLEVLKKIKKKFPHLPVIMITDFADVEIAVEAMKLGAFHYTSKSPNIEALALIIQRQLEQLQKQFALESQLREQEAEIVHKSLAMQEIQQKASQIAKTTTTVIITGECGVGKEVLARQIHRWGDRKDKPFVAINCSTLASQLFESEFFGHEKGAFTDAHALKKGKLELANSGTVFLDEIGDLPLESQAKILRAIEEKRFERLGGVESIEVDVRIIAATNKDLRKMVEQNLFREDLFYRLSVVDITIPPLRQRIEDIEPLTKFFLQKFSREMGLPIAEISPEALKKLQSYNWPGNVRELKNHIERILAFHRSNDPIGSEEIQLENTDKEYEFPEELFHLNYADAKNRLMQEFQKIYFKRALRENNGNVSATAEQLGMHRSALHRLIRELGVK